In one window of Corallococcus macrosporus DNA:
- a CDS encoding ImmA/IrrE family metallo-endopeptidase, which yields MRERWLRDALQLAGLPSPSTFPRAIVADAQKVLRVSFVALDEVTGHTVRAYLSRRGCKSMPEGNDRDIHGCIVALQGTAFLFYSRKDSLEDQRFTAAHELAHFVLDHLVPRQKALRFFGDSILPVLDLQQKPTQEELLTSALDGVPLKAQIHLMERDDLGDISTGDVLRVEQRADRLAFEWLAPEAVATQVMKQGPHEERIARLQHSFGLPPRKAEAYARVLAQREGAPRFSLSSVLGERNPG from the coding sequence ATGAGGGAACGCTGGCTGCGGGATGCCCTTCAGCTGGCGGGCCTTCCCTCCCCTAGCACCTTTCCGCGCGCCATCGTCGCGGACGCGCAAAAGGTGCTGCGCGTGAGCTTCGTCGCGCTGGATGAAGTCACCGGCCACACCGTTCGTGCCTACCTGTCCCGGCGTGGCTGCAAATCCATGCCGGAAGGCAATGACCGGGACATTCATGGCTGCATCGTGGCCCTGCAAGGTACCGCCTTCCTCTTCTACTCGCGGAAGGACTCTCTCGAGGACCAGCGTTTCACGGCCGCGCACGAGCTGGCGCACTTCGTCCTCGACCACCTGGTCCCGCGGCAGAAGGCCCTGCGCTTCTTCGGCGACAGCATCCTGCCGGTCCTCGATCTCCAGCAGAAGCCCACGCAGGAAGAACTCCTGACCTCCGCACTGGACGGTGTTCCCCTGAAGGCCCAGATCCACCTGATGGAGCGGGATGACCTGGGCGACATCTCCACAGGAGATGTCCTGCGTGTGGAACAACGCGCGGACCGTCTTGCCTTTGAATGGCTTGCTCCCGAAGCCGTCGCAACGCAGGTCATGAAGCAAGGTCCTCACGAGGAGCGGATCGCTCGACTCCAACACTCGTTTGGCCTGCCCCCACGAAAGGCGGAAGCCTACGCGCGGGTGCTGGCACAACGAGAGGGAGCGCCGCGCTTCTCCCTGTCCTCGGTGCTGGGTGAAAGGAACCCGGGTTAG
- a CDS encoding bifunctional aspartate transaminase/aspartate 4-decarboxylase encodes MTEQTPEDLGAPSERELRKLSPIELKDALPQVADEAVKTREAMMLDAGRGNPNWIATTPREAFFLLGQFALAESRRAWDEPGVGLAGMPRSPGIARRLHDFLDASDDEPAVQLLRRALTYGEHTLGFHPDRFVWELTDAVIGDNYPVPDRMLPHAERIVQEYLARELFTGRPPSGRFDLFAVEGSTAAMSYVFRALGVNGLLHKGDTIALGSPLFAPYQAIPRLDELPLHTVDLQQSATTKDGRHTWQYPDAELRKLEDPRIKAFLLVNPSNPGAVAMRKESVHKLVELVRKRRPDLLIITDDVYGTFVNGFRSLAADLPRNTLLVYSYSKHFGCTGWRLGVVALHEDNILDEALAKQPAKARSRLEARYGAVSSHPGRLKFIDRMVADSRAVALSHTAGLSLPQQLQMTLFSLFSLLDKDDVYKKRCQRICQGETHALH; translated from the coding sequence ATGACCGAGCAGACACCCGAGGACCTGGGAGCCCCTTCCGAACGTGAGCTGCGCAAGCTCAGCCCCATCGAGCTGAAGGACGCGCTCCCGCAGGTCGCGGACGAGGCGGTGAAGACCCGCGAGGCCATGATGCTCGACGCGGGCCGGGGCAACCCCAACTGGATCGCCACCACGCCGCGAGAGGCCTTCTTCCTGTTGGGCCAGTTCGCGCTCGCGGAGAGCCGGCGCGCTTGGGACGAGCCCGGCGTGGGGCTCGCGGGCATGCCCCGCTCTCCAGGCATCGCCCGACGCCTGCATGACTTCCTGGACGCGAGCGACGACGAGCCCGCGGTCCAGTTGCTACGGCGAGCCCTGACGTACGGGGAGCACACGCTGGGCTTCCATCCGGACCGGTTCGTCTGGGAGCTGACTGACGCCGTCATCGGAGACAACTATCCGGTGCCGGACCGGATGCTCCCCCATGCCGAGCGCATCGTGCAGGAGTACCTGGCGCGGGAGTTGTTCACGGGCCGTCCGCCGTCCGGCCGGTTCGACCTCTTCGCGGTCGAGGGCAGCACCGCCGCGATGAGCTACGTCTTCCGCGCCCTGGGTGTGAACGGCCTGCTGCACAAGGGAGACACGATCGCGCTGGGTTCGCCCCTCTTCGCGCCGTATCAGGCGATCCCCCGGCTGGACGAGCTCCCGCTGCACACGGTGGACCTCCAGCAGAGCGCGACCACGAAGGACGGCCGCCACACCTGGCAGTACCCGGACGCGGAGCTGCGCAAGCTGGAGGACCCGCGCATCAAGGCGTTCCTCCTGGTCAACCCGTCCAACCCGGGCGCGGTGGCCATGCGGAAGGAGTCCGTGCACAAGCTGGTGGAACTGGTGCGAAAGCGCCGGCCGGACCTGTTGATCATCACGGATGACGTCTACGGCACGTTCGTGAACGGCTTCCGTTCGCTCGCCGCGGACCTGCCGCGCAACACGCTGCTGGTCTACTCGTACTCCAAACACTTCGGCTGCACGGGTTGGCGGCTGGGCGTGGTGGCGTTGCATGAAGACAACATCCTGGATGAGGCGCTGGCGAAGCAGCCCGCGAAGGCCCGCTCGCGGCTGGAGGCGCGCTACGGCGCTGTCTCGTCGCATCCGGGGAGACTGAAGTTCATCGACCGGATGGTGGCGGACAGCCGGGCGGTGGCGTTGAGCCATACCGCGGGGCTGTCCCTGCCCCAGCAGCTCCAGATGACGTTGTTCTCGCTGTTCTCACTCCTGGACAAGGACGACGTCTACAAGAAGCGCTGTCAGCGCATCTGCCAGGGTGAGACACACGCGTTGCATTGA
- a CDS encoding RNA polymerase sigma factor, whose protein sequence is MPVANAKVFELFVPFMLKTLSSEMKCDTEEARACALEAVIEYLRRPDGYDRDQSLLRSYLMLVARRNVLDSRRSQQRRVLREQKFADVIELQARPPNEEMEAAVETALALKRLERRNMTQEDQGVLRLILQGESSTLELARPLGKAGLPAPERKRVVKQNRDRLLKQLRRLGKEEDTHDES, encoded by the coding sequence ATGCCTGTCGCGAACGCGAAGGTCTTCGAACTCTTCGTGCCGTTCATGCTGAAGACGCTCTCCTCGGAGATGAAGTGCGACACCGAGGAGGCCCGTGCGTGCGCCCTGGAGGCGGTTATCGAGTACCTGCGTCGGCCTGACGGCTACGACCGGGACCAGTCCCTCCTGCGCAGCTACCTGATGCTGGTGGCCAGGCGGAATGTGTTGGATTCACGGCGTTCCCAGCAGCGCCGGGTCCTGCGCGAACAAAAATTCGCGGACGTAATCGAACTCCAGGCGAGGCCTCCGAATGAAGAGATGGAGGCAGCCGTGGAAACCGCCCTGGCCCTGAAGAGACTCGAACGCCGCAACATGACGCAGGAGGACCAGGGGGTCCTCCGGCTCATCCTCCAAGGAGAGAGCTCCACCCTGGAGCTGGCCCGCCCCCTGGGCAAGGCAGGGCTGCCCGCGCCCGAGCGCAAGCGGGTGGTGAAGCAGAACCGCGACCGCCTCCTCAAGCAGCTGAGGCGGCTCGGAAAGGAGGAGGACACCCATGATGAATCCTGA